One window from the genome of Pseudomonadota bacterium encodes:
- a CDS encoding helix-turn-helix transcriptional regulator, with product MKLYEWIRDTIKTTPGLTQKGLAEAVGMNPATVNRMLYGRRHIRAEEVPLIENYLGAKYGMPAEHDGDVAQIQDSGFTAQSAPTVPQNLIPVYHGATGEGDIVDWVERHPMQKSCKDAYAFYVVSGAYEPRYYSGELVYIHPGKPPAMAQDCLVRRADGTESLYRYMGQSVQEVMLSNLQNGAAVTFPHTEIRALSAVVGRG from the coding sequence ATGAAACTGTATGAGTGGATCAGAGACACGATCAAAACCACGCCGGGCCTAACGCAAAAAGGCCTTGCCGAAGCGGTCGGGATGAACCCGGCCACCGTGAACCGCATGCTGTATGGCCGTCGCCATATCCGTGCGGAGGAAGTGCCCTTGATCGAAAATTATCTCGGCGCAAAATACGGCATGCCGGCGGAACATGACGGAGATGTTGCGCAAATTCAGGATAGCGGTTTTACTGCGCAGAGCGCGCCGACGGTGCCGCAAAATCTTATTCCGGTTTATCACGGAGCAACGGGTGAGGGCGATATTGTCGATTGGGTGGAGCGGCACCCGATGCAGAAAAGCTGTAAAGATGCCTATGCGTTTTACGTTGTCTCCGGCGCTTATGAACCGCGCTATTACAGTGGCGAGCTTGTTTATATCCATCCCGGAAAACCGCCGGCGATGGCACAGGACTGCCTTGTCAGACGTGCGGACGGGACGGAGTCTCTGTACCGTTATATGGGACAGTCAGTGCAGGAGGTCATGCTGTCTAACCTTCAGAATGGTGCGGCTGTGACATTTCCGCATACGGAGATCCGTGCGCTATCCGCAGTCGTCGGGAGAGGTTGA
- a CDS encoding DUF3108 domain-containing protein, whose translation MRHTIAVLTVFALFSALPASVPAHAREARAATLTKGQEDGMSLSYNVYAGGFRALRASLALDMEQKEYKVGLNAKTEGFIGKLFPWAGKYETSGTKQQDTLKPAEYESTSIWKDEEKQTRLEFKNGLLKTRYETETGHPDSKTDIEADLAKDAVDMLTGAVTLLQQTNGEDSCEGTVPVFDGKRRYNLHFKDAGQGTIYESRYSLFHGEALKCIIEVEPVAGFSKRDQKRGWLAIQNHTKERKKMPTVWLSRLKEGGPVVPVRMEISSSYGAVIAHLAGVQ comes from the coding sequence ATGCGCCACACTATCGCCGTTTTAACTGTTTTCGCCCTGTTTTCAGCCCTTCCCGCCTCTGTTCCGGCCCATGCGCGCGAAGCGCGTGCCGCGACATTGACGAAGGGACAGGAAGACGGCATGTCACTGAGCTATAACGTCTATGCCGGCGGTTTCCGCGCGTTGCGCGCCTCGCTTGCGCTGGATATGGAGCAGAAAGAATACAAAGTCGGGCTGAATGCCAAAACCGAAGGTTTTATCGGCAAACTCTTCCCCTGGGCCGGTAAATATGAAACATCGGGCACCAAGCAGCAAGATACGCTGAAACCCGCAGAGTATGAATCCACAAGCATTTGGAAGGACGAGGAAAAACAGACCCGTCTTGAATTCAAAAACGGCTTGCTGAAAACGCGCTATGAAACCGAAACGGGGCATCCCGACAGCAAAACCGATATCGAGGCCGATCTGGCCAAAGATGCGGTGGATATGCTGACCGGTGCCGTCACGCTGCTGCAACAGACCAATGGCGAAGACAGCTGTGAAGGTACGGTTCCCGTTTTTGACGGCAAACGCCGCTATAATCTGCATTTCAAAGATGCCGGACAAGGCACGATTTATGAAAGCCGCTATTCGCTGTTTCACGGCGAGGCATTGAAATGCATTATCGAGGTCGAGCCCGTTGCCGGTTTCAGCAAACGCGACCAAAAACGCGGCTGGCTTGCCATTCAGAACCATACCAAAGAACGCAAGAAAATGCCGACGGTCTGGCTGTCACGCCTGAAAGAAGGCGGGCCTGTCGTTCCCGTACGGATGGAAATTTCCAGCAGCTATGGTGCCGTTATCGCGCATCTGGCAGGCGTGCAGTAA
- a CDS encoding ATPase — protein MSNSAETHKHKGPSCCPPEPVDQCGTDGHHHHTPKWDWMLWICGIIVTLSVGAHLLFSLPPESAAGHFTHSVTEMISKMWWGVLAGIFFIGVMGQVPQGIVMRLLGTGTGFRGIWRATIAGFLFDLCSHGILMVGMKLYERGASLGQVMAFLIASPWNSFSLTLILWGLIGFKWMLAFLLLSIGIGLVSGVIFDKLVARGILPGNHHRQDEEAEGTPQTLKIWWQQTKINFPLIKNIVADGMESGRIVVRWMLLGVVLAAAIRVFMPLESFQNWFGPTMLGLLATMIAATVIEVCSEGATPIAADILTRAAAPGNSFAFLMSGVATDYTEVMVLKDTTKSWKIALFLPLVVVPQVAIIAILMNILPI, from the coding sequence ATGTCCAACTCCGCTGAAACCCACAAGCACAAAGGGCCGTCCTGCTGCCCGCCGGAGCCTGTAGACCAGTGCGGAACAGATGGTCACCATCATCATACACCAAAATGGGATTGGATGCTGTGGATTTGCGGCATCATTGTGACGCTTTCCGTCGGGGCGCATTTGCTGTTTTCCCTGCCGCCGGAAAGTGCGGCCGGGCATTTCACCCATTCAGTCACCGAAATGATCTCCAAAATGTGGTGGGGTGTGCTGGCGGGTATTTTCTTTATTGGCGTGATGGGGCAGGTGCCGCAAGGTATCGTGATGCGGCTGCTCGGAACAGGAACCGGCTTCCGTGGCATCTGGCGTGCAACGATTGCGGGGTTTTTATTCGATCTGTGCAGCCACGGTATTCTGATGGTCGGGATGAAGCTGTATGAGCGTGGCGCTAGTCTGGGGCAGGTGATGGCCTTCCTGATTGCCAGCCCGTGGAACTCCTTTTCGCTGACGCTGATTTTATGGGGCTTGATCGGTTTTAAATGGATGCTGGCCTTCCTGCTGCTGTCGATCGGTATCGGTCTGGTCAGCGGTGTCATCTTTGACAAGCTGGTGGCACGCGGTATTCTGCCCGGCAACCATCACCGTCAGGATGAGGAAGCGGAAGGAACGCCGCAAACGCTGAAAATCTGGTGGCAGCAGACAAAGATTAATTTTCCCCTGATCAAGAATATTGTCGCAGACGGCATGGAAAGCGGACGCATTGTCGTGCGTTGGATGCTGCTGGGCGTTGTACTCGCCGCCGCGATCCGCGTCTTTATGCCGCTGGAAAGCTTCCAGAACTGGTTCGGCCCGACTATGCTGGGCCTGCTGGCGACGATGATTGCCGCAACGGTGATCGAAGTCTGCTCCGAAGGGGCAACGCCGATTGCCGCCGATATTCTGACCCGCGCCGCCGCGCCGGGGAACAGCTTTGCCTTCCTGATGTCGGGTGTGGCGACGGATTATACCGAGGTGATGGTTTTGAAAGACACAACAAAGTCCTGGAAAATCGCGCTTTTCCTGCCGCTGGTTGTTGTGCCGCAAGTCGCAATCATTGCCATTCTGATGAATATTCTGCCTATCTGA
- a CDS encoding tryptophan 2,3-dioxygenase, whose translation MSDNHLKDMDYGTYLGLDRILDAQHMISAADPKRKGEPAHDEMLFIIVHQAYELWFKLILFEMSRVQDIFSEIPVADRDLRPVVASMERIVETLKLLVQQLDVLETMTPLDFLEFRHVFRSASGFQSAQFRELEIRLGLRRDERMCYGGHAYDVVLPQETKDALEAWENKPSLFEQFENWLSRTPFVDTGSYKFWDSYRAAVYQMLDEDLQNSPDEDRSKIEKTRASFDELFASDEPAGWRFSAKALQAALFINMYRDQPVLHQPYRILHLAMDIDELLTVWRYRHALMVQRMIGMKSGSGGSSGHRYLIETAERHRVFSDLFGLSTFLIPRSARPELPEDVQKQMAFVYEGAAA comes from the coding sequence ATGTCCGATAACCATTTGAAAGATATGGATTACGGCACTTATCTCGGACTTGACCGTATTCTCGACGCCCAGCACATGATCAGCGCGGCAGACCCGAAGCGCAAGGGCGAACCCGCCCATGATGAAATGCTGTTTATTATCGTGCATCAGGCTTATGAGCTGTGGTTCAAACTGATTCTGTTTGAAATGTCGCGGGTGCAGGATATTTTCTCCGAAATTCCGGTCGCTGACCGCGATCTGCGCCCCGTCGTCGCCAGTATGGAACGGATTGTCGAAACATTGAAACTGCTGGTACAGCAGCTGGATGTGCTGGAAACCATGACACCGCTGGATTTCCTTGAATTCCGTCATGTCTTCCGCTCCGCCTCCGGCTTCCAGAGTGCGCAATTCCGCGAGCTGGAAATCCGTCTTGGCCTGCGCCGTGATGAAAGAATGTGCTATGGCGGTCATGCCTATGATGTTGTGCTGCCGCAAGAGACAAAAGATGCGCTGGAAGCTTGGGAAAACAAACCTTCGCTGTTTGAGCAATTTGAAAACTGGCTGTCGCGCACGCCTTTTGTCGATACGGGCAGTTATAAGTTCTGGGACAGCTACCGCGCGGCGGTCTATCAGATGCTGGACGAGGATTTGCAGAACAGCCCTGACGAGGACCGCAGCAAAATCGAAAAAACACGGGCAAGCTTTGACGAATTGTTTGCCAGTGACGAGCCCGCAGGCTGGCGTTTTTCCGCCAAAGCGCTGCAAGCAGCCTTGTTCATCAATATGTATCGCGACCAGCCCGTCTTGCACCAGCCTTACCGTATTCTGCATCTGGCAATGGATATTGACGAGCTGCTGACGGTCTGGCGTTACCGCCACGCGCTGATGGTACAGCGGATGATCGGTATGAAATCGGGTAGCGGCGGTTCAAGCGGGCATCGTTATCTGATTGAAACGGCGGAACGTCACCGCGTTTTCTCCGATCTGTTCGGCTTATCGACCTTCCTGATCCCGCGCTCGGCACGTCCCGAACTGCCGGAAGATGTACAGAAACAAATGGCCTTCGTCTATGAGGGCGCGGCGGCCTGA
- a CDS encoding deoxyribodipyrimidine photo-lyase, whose product MQKHTLLWFRQDLRLADHPALQAALQTECPILPIFILDDDDAETRRIGGAARWWLHESLTALDADLRVRGSRLLCFRGKAGDILQKLCNQYHVESVFWNRSYVPQVQKRDAAVKAALKQHNITAQSFASYLLFEPWQIKTGAGKPYRVFTPFSKACMAAEWTGAGQLFAAPEAVPAPQQFPAGTTIAELDLLPPKDWYKEMAQLWQPGENGAQSSWRGFLNGGIAAYQEQRDFPNTEGVSRLSPHLHWGEIAPARLRVDMAAATEKYPDRQARHYAFLRQVLWREFSYHLLDQLPDMAEKPLNENFTRMKWENDSALLTAWQQGKTGYPLVDAGMRQLWRTGWMHNRVRMIAASFLIKDLFIDWRIGEKYFWDTLLDADPANNAAGWQWVAGCGADAAPYFRIFNPVLQSKKFDAAGGYIRAFVPELANLPDKYLHAPWEAPDNVLEQAGLVLGKDYPYPVVDHAAARDKALAIYKHDIKQETA is encoded by the coding sequence ATGCAAAAACATACGCTTCTCTGGTTTCGACAGGATCTGCGCCTTGCCGATCATCCGGCATTGCAGGCCGCCTTGCAGACGGAATGTCCCATATTACCAATCTTTATTCTGGATGACGACGATGCGGAAACACGCCGCATCGGCGGCGCGGCGCGCTGGTGGCTGCATGAAAGCCTGACGGCGCTGGATGCGGATTTGCGCGTGCGCGGCAGCCGTCTTTTATGCTTTCGCGGCAAGGCGGGCGACATTCTGCAAAAACTCTGCAATCAATATCATGTCGAATCCGTGTTCTGGAACCGCAGCTATGTGCCGCAGGTGCAAAAACGCGATGCGGCGGTCAAAGCCGCATTAAAACAGCACAATATTACAGCGCAGTCTTTTGCCTCTTATCTGCTGTTTGAACCGTGGCAGATCAAAACAGGTGCGGGGAAGCCCTACCGTGTCTTCACACCTTTTTCCAAAGCCTGTATGGCGGCGGAATGGACAGGTGCGGGACAGCTTTTTGCTGCGCCTGAAGCCGTCCCTGCGCCGCAACAATTCCCCGCAGGCACGACAATCGCAGAGCTCGATCTGCTACCGCCCAAAGACTGGTATAAGGAAATGGCGCAGCTCTGGCAGCCCGGTGAGAATGGAGCGCAGAGCAGCTGGCGGGGTTTTCTAAACGGCGGCATCGCCGCTTATCAGGAGCAGCGCGATTTTCCAAATACGGAGGGTGTTTCGCGTCTGTCACCGCATCTGCATTGGGGCGAAATCGCGCCGGCACGGCTACGCGTCGATATGGCTGCGGCAACGGAAAAATATCCGGACAGGCAGGCACGGCATTACGCCTTTCTGCGGCAAGTATTGTGGCGGGAATTTTCCTATCATCTGCTGGATCAGCTGCCTGATATGGCGGAAAAGCCGTTGAACGAAAATTTCACCCGTATGAAATGGGAGAATGATTCGGCCCTGCTCACGGCATGGCAGCAGGGAAAAACAGGCTATCCGCTTGTCGATGCGGGAATGCGGCAGCTGTGGCGCACGGGCTGGATGCATAACCGCGTACGCATGATCGCGGCATCTTTCCTGATCAAAGATCTGTTCATTGATTGGCGCATCGGCGAAAAATACTTCTGGGACACATTGCTGGATGCCGATCCCGCCAATAATGCCGCAGGCTGGCAATGGGTGGCGGGCTGCGGCGCGGATGCCGCACCGTATTTCCGCATTTTCAATCCGGTACTGCAAAGTAAAAAATTCGATGCGGCGGGCGGTTATATCCGCGCCTTTGTGCCGGAACTGGCCAATCTGCCGGATAAATATCTCCATGCCCCGTGGGAGGCGCCGGATAATGTGCTGGAACAGGCGGGGCTTGTTCTGGGCAAAGACTACCCTTATCCTGTGGTGGATCACGCGGCGGCGCGGGACAAGGCGCTTGCCATTTATAAACATGACATCAAACAGGAAACCGCATGA
- a CDS encoding folate-binding protein YgfZ, giving the protein MTSLSNISNRGIVTVAGDEAQDWLQDLVTGDLKQLAPGQAVYSCLLTPQGKFLHDFLITQRENTLFLECEAARAGDLARLLKMYALRAKVTIADAVSEYRIYAAWGYDNTVQLPFSDAWYRDPRHEKLGFRAVLPQDKDIETGAAFDDYDLHRIRLGIPDGSCDLAVKLSTILDYNIDLLHGVSWKKGCYVGQEVTARMHYRGLLKKRLFPVKSANNTPLPPAGTAVTVEEDGKKAGEIRSSCGAEGLALLKLAVLEQGLVADGVSLTLSVPEYLKRL; this is encoded by the coding sequence ATGACCTCTCTCTCAAATATCAGCAATCGCGGCATTGTGACTGTGGCGGGGGATGAGGCGCAGGACTGGCTGCAGGATTTGGTCACGGGTGATTTAAAGCAGCTCGCGCCGGGGCAGGCGGTCTATTCCTGTCTTTTGACGCCGCAGGGGAAATTCCTGCATGATTTCCTGATCACGCAGAGGGAAAACACGCTGTTTCTCGAATGTGAAGCGGCGCGGGCGGGGGATCTTGCGCGGCTTTTAAAGATGTATGCGCTGCGCGCAAAAGTCACGATTGCCGATGCGGTATCCGAATACCGTATCTATGCCGCATGGGGGTATGATAATACCGTTCAATTGCCGTTTTCCGATGCGTGGTATCGCGATCCGCGCCATGAAAAACTCGGTTTTCGCGCCGTGCTGCCGCAGGACAAAGACATCGAAACCGGTGCCGCTTTCGATGATTACGATCTGCACCGCATCCGCCTCGGAATCCCCGATGGCAGCTGCGATCTGGCGGTTAAGCTCAGTACGATACTGGATTATAATATCGATCTTCTGCACGGCGTGTCATGGAAAAAAGGCTGCTATGTCGGGCAGGAAGTCACGGCACGCATGCATTACCGCGGTCTCTTAAAAAAACGCCTTTTCCCCGTAAAATCCGCAAATAACACACCGCTGCCTCCTGCCGGCACGGCGGTAACAGTGGAGGAGGATGGAAAAAAGGCAGGGGAAATCCGCTCATCCTGCGGCGCGGAAGGGCTGGCGCTGTTGAAACTTGCCGTATTGGAACAGGGACTTGTGGCGGATGGGGTGTCTTTGACGCTGTCAGTGCCGGAATATCTGAAAAGATTGTAG
- a CDS encoding F0F1 ATP synthase subunit delta: protein MSSNAETTRIAKRYARAGFLWAEENKKLPALEKDIAVFAEILETVPEMAVVLGTPLMSRAEQGGVMAELCKKAKISDVLARIIGIAAENRRLNCMPSIIAALRGMIAEYKGELTIEVVSAAELTAQQTKKISEILKKQFGRAVELRVTQDPELIGGLVIRAGSLMIDGSVRTQLDKLARVLKNSDVVYEQEKTMKEVA, encoded by the coding sequence GTGTCATCAAACGCTGAAACAACACGTATCGCAAAACGCTACGCGCGGGCGGGCTTTTTGTGGGCGGAAGAAAATAAAAAACTTCCCGCGCTGGAAAAAGACATAGCCGTTTTTGCGGAAATTCTGGAAACAGTGCCTGAAATGGCTGTTGTGCTGGGAACGCCGCTGATGAGCCGCGCAGAGCAGGGCGGGGTTATGGCGGAACTGTGTAAAAAAGCCAAAATTTCCGATGTGCTGGCGCGTATTATCGGCATCGCCGCCGAAAACCGCCGCCTGAATTGCATGCCGTCCATCATCGCCGCTTTGCGGGGCATGATTGCCGAATATAAGGGTGAATTGACAATTGAGGTTGTCTCCGCGGCAGAACTGACGGCACAGCAAACGAAAAAAATCAGCGAAATCCTGAAAAAGCAGTTTGGCCGCGCGGTCGAGTTGCGCGTAACGCAGGATCCGGAATTGATCGGCGGGCTTGTTATCCGTGCCGGTTCTCTGATGATTGACGGGTCCGTGCGCACCCAGCTTGATAAACTGGCGCGCGTCCTGAAAAACAGTGATGTTGTCTATGAACAAGAAAAAACTATGAAAGAGGTAGCGTAA
- a CDS encoding F0F1 ATP synthase subunit alpha produces MQIRAAEISSVLKKQMNDFGVEADVAEIGTVLSVGDGVARVHGLDNVKAGEMVEFPGGIQGMALNLEEDNVGIVIFGDDRDIKEGDTVRQTGEIVSVPVGKELLGRVVDGLGNPIDGKGPIKSKKTALVESKAPGIIPRKSVHEPMQTGLKALDSLVPVGRGQRELIIGDRQTGKTAVAIDAILNQKTVNATDDESKKLYCVYVAIGQKRSTVAQLVKTLEENGAMEYSVVVAATASEPAPLQFLAPYTGCTIGEYFRDNGMHALIVYDDLSKQAVAYRQMSLLLRRPPGREAYPGDVFYLHSRLLERAAKLSDENGAGSLTALPIIETQAGDVSAYIPTNVISITDGQIFLETSLFYKGVRPAINVGLSVSRVGSAAQIKAMKQVAGTIKLELAQFREMEAFAQFASDLDASTQRLLARGARLTELLKQGQYSPMPVEEQVVSIYAGVKGYLDKVEISLITVFEEEYLAEIRSKGKAILSAIRKEEKISDDTEAKLKDFLTDFMEKFTKRYAKAA; encoded by the coding sequence ATGCAAATCCGTGCAGCAGAAATTTCATCCGTATTGAAAAAGCAAATGAACGACTTCGGCGTTGAAGCCGATGTTGCCGAAATCGGAACCGTTCTGTCCGTTGGTGACGGTGTGGCTCGCGTTCACGGTCTGGATAATGTCAAAGCCGGTGAGATGGTCGAATTTCCCGGCGGTATTCAGGGGATGGCGCTGAACCTTGAGGAAGACAATGTCGGTATCGTTATTTTCGGTGATGACCGTGACATTAAAGAAGGTGACACAGTCCGTCAGACCGGTGAGATCGTCTCTGTTCCGGTCGGGAAAGAGCTTCTGGGTCGCGTTGTTGACGGTCTGGGCAATCCGATTGACGGCAAAGGTCCGATTAAATCAAAGAAAACGGCGCTGGTGGAAAGCAAAGCACCGGGTATTATCCCGCGGAAATCGGTTCATGAGCCGATGCAGACCGGTTTGAAAGCGCTCGATTCTCTGGTTCCCGTCGGCCGCGGTCAGCGTGAGCTGATTATCGGTGACCGTCAGACAGGTAAAACCGCGGTTGCCATTGATGCGATCCTGAACCAGAAAACAGTCAATGCCACCGATGATGAAAGTAAAAAACTCTATTGCGTTTATGTGGCCATCGGTCAAAAACGCTCGACTGTTGCACAGCTGGTGAAAACGCTGGAAGAAAACGGCGCGATGGAATATTCCGTTGTTGTCGCTGCCACCGCGTCCGAGCCTGCACCGTTGCAGTTCCTTGCGCCTTATACGGGCTGCACGATCGGGGAATATTTCCGCGATAACGGTATGCACGCACTGATCGTTTATGATGATCTGTCCAAACAGGCTGTTGCTTACCGCCAGATGTCGCTGTTGCTGCGTCGTCCGCCGGGACGTGAAGCTTATCCGGGTGACGTTTTCTATCTGCACTCCCGTCTGCTGGAACGCGCTGCGAAACTGAGCGATGAAAACGGCGCGGGCTCGCTGACGGCACTGCCGATCATTGAAACACAGGCCGGTGACGTTTCCGCATATATTCCGACGAATGTGATTTCGATCACGGATGGTCAGATCTTCCTGGAAACAAGCCTGTTCTATAAAGGTGTCCGCCCGGCCATTAACGTCGGTCTGTCGGTTTCCCGTGTCGGTTCCGCCGCACAGATCAAAGCCATGAAACAGGTTGCCGGTACAATTAAGCTGGAGCTGGCGCAGTTCCGTGAAATGGAAGCCTTCGCACAGTTCGCCTCCGATCTGGATGCGTCTACGCAGCGCTTGCTGGCACGCGGTGCGCGCCTGACCGAGCTGCTGAAACAGGGACAGTACAGCCCGATGCCGGTTGAAGAACAGGTTGTCTCGATTTATGCCGGTGTGAAAGGCTATCTTGATAAAGTCGAGATTTCGCTGATTACGGTTTTCGAGGAAGAGTATCTGGCGGAAATCCGCAGCAAAGGTAAGGCCATTCTGTCGGCGATCCGCAAGGAAGAGAAAATCTCGGACGATACCGAAGCCAAGCTGAAAGACTTCCTGACGGATTTCATGGAGAAATTCACGAAGCGTTACGCAAAGGCGGCCTAA